The stretch of DNA GTTTAAAACTTAAATACAAGAAGCCACAATAATTATTGTGGCTTCTTGTATTTAATGATAAATATTAATTGAAATAATAGGTTTTATGAATTTTTTTAGATTCTAATATTAATTTTTTAATTATTTTAAAAATTTATTTATTTGAAAATCAGTATTTTATGTTTTAATGTGAACTTAATGTTAACGACATGTGAATTTAGTATTAATTATTTTTAATATCTTTGATTCAGAGATACAGAATAAGTTCAATATATAATTTAAAACCAAAGAGTTATGAAAAATAAAATTCAAATATTTGTTGCTTCACTTTTCGTTTGTGGTTTCATGGTAGTTTCTAACCAGATGAAAGCTCAGACTACATCAAATAATAACACTATTCAGGAAGTGCAATTAAATAAAAATGATGCTTTCAGTGAAATAAGAAACCTGCTGATGGCTAATTTTGATTTTACCAACTCTGATTATAAGCAAGGAACTGTTAATTCACAAGTTCAGTTTGAAGTTTCTGATGATGGAAAGATTGTTAATGTACGTTCTAAAGGAGACTGTAAAAATGTGAGTAAAGAGATTGAAAACGTCTTAAGTCACCTTCAGTATAGAATTGACAGTAAGAAATTAAACGATAATATGATTGCATCTACCTATGTGATGCCTGTAAGGGTAGATATCAATAACAGATAAAATAAAATCTTTTATATAGGAGAGCCATACGGATTTATTCCGTGTGGCTTTTATTTTTTTGATAAAAACTAACTGTGAATAGTGAAAATTTTAAATATAAAATTGTAATAATTGAATAAAAAATTCGTTTTATTTTTAGTCAACTATTCAAAATTAAAACATTATGAAAAATTTAAAGAAACTTAACAAGCAAGAATTAAAAACAGTATATGGTGGAGAGCCTAAAAAGTATTGCGTATACTGTGAAAGATTAAATAAGATCGTATGCAGTGAAGCTCAAATTGCTCAATGCCCTTAAAAAAAGAAAGCAGCTAAAAATAGCTGCTTTTTTATTTGTTTTATTTTAATTATTCTCAGCGTACGAGATAAAAGCATTTAAACTGCTTTTGAGATCTGATGAGTTACTGATAGAATTATTAAAACTAATATTATCAATCTTCCACTGATGATCTGTGTTGATCAGATGAATGGTATCAGTCCAGATTATTTTAGGAGATACTTTATCATATTCAAAATCCACGGTAACCTTAGCCCTGTTGGAAATAATATCAATCGATTTAATATTATAAGAAGTATAGCCTTCATACAAGCTTGAGAATACAGCACCCTCAAGTAAAAGAGGTTTGTCTGTAGGGTAATTACTGCTCTTAACTTTTTTTATGTCAGTTTTCGAATTGTAGATGGACTTTTCTAGTATTTCTTTCAGATCAGAAGAAAATAGGTTGGTCTCAATAGGCTGATTATATAAAGCTTCGTTAGATTGACCATACACTCTATATAATTGGGTTACTTTCT from Chryseobacterium piperi encodes:
- a CDS encoding bacteriocin-like protein — translated: MKNLKKLNKQELKTVYGGEPKKYCVYCERLNKIVCSEAQIAQCP
- a CDS encoding nuclear transport factor 2 family protein, whose translation is MKRFFFYLSIFLVLASCKNEPDYNKQSANAEIKQKVTQLYRVYGQSNEALYNQPIETNLFSSDLKEILEKSIYNSKTDIKKVKSSNYPTDKPLLLEGAVFSSLYEGYTSYNIKSIDIISNRAKVTVDFEYDKVSPKIIWTDTIHLINTDHQWKIDNISFNNSISNSSDLKSSLNAFISYAENN